A genomic stretch from Flavobacterium humidisoli includes:
- a CDS encoding Mrp/NBP35 family ATP-binding protein has translation MKLDRKEILKALETITIAGEGKNMVESGAVTNVITFGDEAVVDLVLHTPAMHIKKRAEDDIRKTIHELISPDAKVKVNIKVETPEKPEIKGRAIPGIKNIIAVASGKGGVGKSTVTANLAVTLAKMGFKVGVLDADIYGPSMPIMFDVENEKPISVTVDGKSKMKPIESYEIKMLSIGFFTAPSQAVIWRGPMAAKALNQMIFDADWGELDFMLLDLPPGTGDIHLSIMQSLPITGAVVVSTPQAVALADAKKGVAMFMQDNINVPVLGIIENMAYFTPEELPENKYYIFGQEGAKNLAEDLGVPFLGEVPIVQSIREAGDYGRPAALQTGSPIETVFEEITRNVVQETVNRNESLPATEAIKITTMAGCSAVKK, from the coding sequence ATGAAACTAGATAGAAAAGAAATTCTAAAAGCTTTAGAGACAATCACTATTGCTGGAGAAGGAAAAAATATGGTTGAAAGCGGTGCTGTAACCAATGTGATTACATTTGGAGATGAAGCTGTTGTAGACCTTGTATTGCATACACCTGCTATGCACATCAAAAAAAGAGCTGAAGACGATATTAGAAAAACAATTCATGAACTAATATCGCCAGATGCAAAAGTAAAGGTAAATATTAAAGTAGAAACTCCAGAGAAACCGGAAATTAAAGGCCGTGCTATTCCTGGAATTAAAAATATTATTGCAGTTGCTTCTGGTAAAGGAGGAGTAGGAAAATCTACAGTAACTGCAAACTTGGCTGTTACACTTGCAAAAATGGGTTTTAAAGTTGGTGTTTTAGACGCTGATATCTACGGTCCTTCTATGCCGATTATGTTTGACGTTGAAAACGAAAAACCAATTTCTGTAACTGTTGACGGAAAATCAAAAATGAAACCTATTGAAAGTTACGAAATCAAGATGCTTTCAATCGGATTTTTTACAGCGCCAAGCCAAGCTGTAATCTGGAGAGGACCAATGGCTGCAAAAGCATTAAATCAAATGATTTTTGATGCAGATTGGGGAGAATTAGATTTCATGCTTCTTGACCTGCCTCCTGGAACTGGAGATATTCACCTTTCTATCATGCAGTCACTTCCAATTACTGGAGCTGTTGTAGTAAGTACTCCGCAAGCGGTGGCACTTGCAGACGCCAAAAAAGGTGTGGCAATGTTTATGCAAGACAACATCAATGTTCCTGTTTTAGGAATTATAGAAAATATGGCTTACTTTACACCAGAAGAATTGCCAGAAAACAAATATTATATCTTTGGACAAGAAGGCGCTAAAAACCTTGCTGAAGATTTAGGAGTTCCATTTTTAGGAGAAGTTCCAATTGTACAATCTATTCGCGAAGCAGGAGATTACGGTCGTCCAGCTGCATTGCAAACTGGTTCTCCAATAGAAACAGTTTTTGAAGAAATTACTAGAAATGTGGTACAAGAAACAGTAAACAGAAACGAAAGCTTACCAGCAACAGAAGCTATCAAAATTACAACAATGGCGGGTTGCTCAGCAGTTAAAAAATAA
- a CDS encoding L,D-transpeptidase family protein: MRNFTFSLIIVTVSFFAFSLNSLSNNAKSNSDLSNRKTLAVITIDAASINAFFKKYSKLKKYQKDVEGIYKAKEYKSIWYDDKSITEFGSLLYQKVNVLKDQGIEEKMPYKEQIDEAFNESSSSKPSQLDTELLLTSMYVFYASNVYSGVDPATLKKIGWYLPAKSISYSHILDSLMVDTNRLNEDDNLLFSQYYKLKDALKKYRKIETDNLWQKIAIDSATFKDLRPDDTAIAIKQIRNRLFVVGDLKQDSGSDIYDEELMAGVLNYKKRYNLKINYALTRDIINQMNEPISKRIRTIMLNMERCRWIPTKLAKAEEYVMVNIPSFRLFYVKDGKYDLVSDIFVGNRLSETVIFSGSMDRIVFSPYWYVPNSIIQNELKLQIANDKNYLEEHNMEWNGGKVRQKPGPKNSLGLVKFMFPNPNDIYMHDTPAKSLFEFEKRTFSHGCINVKEAKQLALHILKDDPDWPVDKIESAMSGEKETTCMLKRKIPVYIGYFTCWVQDNGEVNFFPDVYDRDESLDKLIYNDAVTMKD, encoded by the coding sequence ATGCGAAATTTTACTTTTTCTTTAATTATTGTTACAGTCAGTTTTTTTGCATTTTCATTAAATTCATTGTCGAACAATGCTAAAAGCAATTCTGATCTGTCGAATCGAAAAACTCTTGCTGTCATTACAATCGATGCGGCTTCCATCAATGCCTTTTTTAAAAAATATTCTAAGCTTAAAAAATATCAGAAAGATGTTGAAGGTATTTATAAAGCCAAAGAGTACAAATCTATTTGGTATGATGATAAAAGTATCACTGAATTTGGGTCATTATTATACCAGAAAGTAAATGTTCTGAAAGATCAGGGAATTGAAGAAAAAATGCCTTATAAAGAACAAATTGATGAGGCGTTTAACGAAAGTTCTTCAAGCAAACCATCTCAGCTCGATACCGAATTACTGCTTACCAGTATGTATGTATTTTATGCAAGCAATGTGTATTCTGGAGTTGATCCTGCAACATTAAAAAAAATAGGATGGTATCTGCCTGCAAAATCCATTTCGTATTCTCACATTCTAGATTCATTAATGGTAGATACCAATCGATTGAATGAAGATGATAATTTATTATTCAGCCAGTACTACAAATTGAAAGATGCGCTGAAAAAATACCGTAAAATTGAAACCGATAATCTATGGCAGAAAATTGCGATTGACAGTGCGACTTTTAAAGATTTAAGACCAGACGATACAGCTATCGCCATTAAGCAAATTAGAAATCGCTTATTTGTAGTAGGAGATTTAAAACAAGATTCTGGAAGTGATATTTATGATGAAGAATTGATGGCGGGAGTTTTAAATTATAAAAAAAGATATAATCTAAAAATAAATTATGCCCTAACGAGAGATATTATCAATCAAATGAATGAGCCGATTAGCAAGAGAATAAGAACCATCATGCTGAATATGGAAAGATGTAGATGGATTCCGACCAAATTGGCAAAAGCAGAAGAGTACGTCATGGTTAATATTCCTTCATTTAGGCTATTTTATGTTAAGGATGGAAAATATGATCTGGTTTCGGACATTTTTGTGGGTAACAGACTTAGTGAAACGGTGATTTTTAGTGGAAGTATGGATCGAATAGTCTTTAGCCCGTATTGGTACGTACCAAATAGCATTATCCAAAACGAATTAAAACTCCAGATTGCAAATGATAAGAACTATTTGGAAGAACATAACATGGAATGGAACGGAGGCAAAGTGCGACAAAAACCAGGGCCGAAAAATTCGCTGGGATTAGTAAAATTCATGTTCCCCAATCCGAACGATATTTATATGCATGATACGCCTGCAAAAAGTTTATTCGAATTTGAAAAACGCACTTTTAGCCACGGCTGTATCAATGTGAAAGAAGCCAAGCAACTTGCTCTGCATATTTTAAAAGACGATCCAGATTGGCCAGTAGACAAGATTGAGAGTGCTATGAGTGGCGAAAAAGAAACAACCTGTATGCTTAAACGTAAAATTCCGGTTTATATAGGTTATTTTACCTGCTGGGTTCAGGACAATGGAGAAGTCAATTTTTTCCCAGATGTATACGATAGAGACGAAAGTCTGGACAAATTGATTTATAATGATGCCGTTACAATGAAGGATTAA
- a CDS encoding ABC transporter permease — protein MIFNWFKIFIYHLKQNKLFSFLNVLGLSIGIASVIFAILYWNNENAYDQWNPEKENSYLVLNKIGSGDIWATSSIPFGETCKATIPEIDKVCFLYNWYEDGVVKFQNLKILDKKVIRTDENFFDFFPFEIIKGNKQNILKEKNSVAVSEDQAKLLFKNDDPIGKSITYGNGDYIVKAVYRVTKPSSIEPNYIFNGVKRDGDKDQWGNFNYALMVKAKKGTNPSALIKKMQNVIFVNRTVKDAKASGQTVEQYLKENGQVEVMLDQLKTSRLYGTKSSGGQNFPEGQGNLKLLYIMGGLSVLILFLSMVNYINLATASAIKRAKEVGVRKIVGATKKQIITQFIFETSITVLLAIVFALAIVELSLPYYNTFLRKTLTMNGGEFYLQLIFIFGLVIVLAGIFPAVYISNFETLKVLKGNFSRSKSGIWIRNSMLIFQFGIAAFFIIGALIVNSQVSYMMNKDLGFSGDQVLSINYHTKERLKRTDEYLTAKQEIKKIPGVVDVTTFAGTFGGNSGSSSGFKHNGIFVQPKNIEMDFGFLEMMKIKIVEGRDLSPQFASDTVNGMLINETLAKELNLKNPVNTMITSGWSIGNSDNLKFKVVGVVKDFNLINLQNKVPPMVFINLKTLKWNNFNQVLVKVSPNNLTETLEKLKLYWEKNVNPDYPFDYEFVNKGFAKTYEEQVKQKNLFFILNLVVIIIAIFGLFALASFSMERRLKEIAIRKTLGAETDILLKELSKQYIVFCFIGFAIGIVPAYILLQKWLEDFAFRIGISTIPFVIALISLLFLTLVIVLTKAFQVTRIDVLKYLKYE, from the coding sequence ATGATTTTTAACTGGTTTAAAATATTTATATATCATTTAAAACAAAACAAACTGTTTTCGTTTTTAAATGTTTTAGGATTAAGCATCGGAATTGCTTCTGTTATTTTTGCGATTTTATACTGGAACAATGAAAACGCATACGATCAATGGAATCCTGAAAAAGAGAACTCTTACCTTGTTCTAAACAAAATTGGTTCAGGAGATATCTGGGCAACTAGTTCGATCCCTTTTGGAGAAACCTGTAAAGCGACAATCCCTGAAATTGACAAAGTTTGTTTTCTCTACAATTGGTACGAAGATGGCGTTGTTAAATTTCAAAATCTAAAAATATTAGATAAAAAAGTTATTCGTACAGACGAAAACTTTTTTGATTTTTTCCCTTTTGAAATTATAAAAGGAAATAAACAGAACATTTTAAAAGAAAAAAACAGTGTTGCCGTATCCGAAGATCAAGCAAAATTGCTTTTCAAAAATGATGATCCAATTGGCAAATCAATTACGTATGGCAATGGAGATTACATCGTAAAAGCTGTTTATCGTGTGACCAAACCTTCTTCGATCGAACCAAATTATATTTTTAACGGAGTTAAGCGTGACGGCGACAAAGATCAGTGGGGAAATTTCAACTATGCTTTAATGGTTAAAGCTAAAAAAGGAACCAATCCTTCTGCTCTTATAAAGAAAATGCAAAATGTAATTTTTGTAAACAGAACCGTAAAAGATGCCAAAGCCAGCGGACAGACTGTAGAGCAATATTTAAAAGAAAACGGACAAGTTGAAGTGATGTTGGATCAATTGAAAACGTCTCGTTTATATGGCACAAAAAGTTCAGGAGGCCAAAATTTTCCTGAAGGACAAGGCAATTTAAAACTGCTTTATATTATGGGCGGCCTTTCAGTCCTGATATTATTTTTATCAATGGTAAATTATATCAATCTCGCCACTGCATCGGCTATCAAGCGCGCCAAAGAAGTAGGTGTTCGTAAGATTGTAGGTGCTACCAAAAAACAGATCATTACTCAGTTTATTTTTGAAACTTCTATAACCGTATTACTTGCAATTGTTTTTGCACTCGCTATTGTAGAACTTTCATTACCATACTACAATACTTTTTTGAGAAAGACTTTGACTATGAATGGCGGCGAATTTTACCTGCAGCTTATTTTTATATTTGGATTAGTAATCGTTCTTGCGGGTATTTTCCCTGCTGTTTATATCTCAAATTTTGAAACATTAAAGGTTTTAAAAGGAAATTTTTCAAGAAGTAAAAGCGGTATTTGGATTCGAAACTCAATGCTTATCTTTCAATTCGGAATTGCGGCCTTCTTTATCATTGGAGCATTAATTGTCAATTCACAGGTTAGCTACATGATGAACAAAGATTTAGGCTTTAGCGGTGACCAAGTACTCTCTATTAATTATCACACAAAAGAGAGATTAAAAAGAACAGATGAGTATTTAACAGCAAAACAAGAAATTAAAAAAATCCCTGGGGTTGTAGATGTTACTACATTTGCCGGCACTTTTGGAGGCAATTCAGGCTCAAGTTCTGGATTTAAACATAATGGAATTTTTGTACAGCCCAAAAACATCGAAATGGATTTTGGTTTTCTAGAAATGATGAAAATTAAAATAGTTGAAGGCCGTGATTTATCTCCTCAATTTGCTTCTGACACTGTGAATGGCATGCTTATAAATGAAACACTTGCTAAAGAACTAAATCTTAAGAATCCAGTAAACACCATGATAACATCGGGCTGGAGTATTGGAAACAGTGATAACTTGAAGTTTAAAGTTGTTGGAGTTGTAAAAGATTTTAATTTAATCAATTTACAGAATAAAGTTCCGCCAATGGTTTTCATCAATTTAAAAACACTAAAATGGAACAACTTTAATCAAGTTCTTGTAAAAGTATCTCCAAATAATTTAACAGAAACGTTAGAAAAATTGAAATTATATTGGGAGAAAAACGTAAACCCTGACTATCCATTTGATTACGAATTTGTTAACAAAGGATTCGCGAAAACTTATGAAGAGCAAGTCAAACAAAAAAACCTCTTTTTTATCCTAAATTTGGTAGTAATCATAATTGCTATATTTGGATTGTTCGCTTTGGCATCATTTTCGATGGAGAGAAGATTGAAAGAAATCGCCATTCGAAAAACATTAGGAGCCGAAACAGATATACTCTTAAAAGAATTGTCGAAACAATATATTGTTTTCTGTTTTATAGGATTTGCAATCGGGATTGTTCCTGCTTATATATTATTACAGAAATGGCTGGAAGATTTCGCTTTTAGAATTGGAATATCAACAATTCCGTTTGTAATTGCCCTGATTTCACTTTTGTTTTTAACTTTAGTAATTGTTTTAACAAAAGCATTTCAGGTAACTAGAATAGATGTATTAAAATATCTAAAATACGAATAA
- a CDS encoding ABC transporter ATP-binding protein: protein MITIQNLTKVFRTEEIETAALSGINLEIKKGDFLTIMGPSGCGKSTLLNIIGLLDSASTGSYKLLDQEMIGLKEKGRAQVRKENIGFIFQNFNLIDELSVYDNIELPLLYNNVKASERKQKIEAIAEKLNISHRLKHFPQQLSGGQQQRVAVARALVNDPKIILADEPTGNLDSKNGNEVMELLTDLHAKGATILMVTHSDYDASFSQRTIHMKDGVIFSEKLNQRNVDVFMDAK, encoded by the coding sequence ATGATCACAATTCAAAATTTAACCAAAGTTTTTAGAACAGAAGAAATAGAAACTGCTGCTTTGAGCGGTATCAATTTAGAAATAAAAAAAGGAGATTTTTTAACCATTATGGGACCTTCTGGATGTGGGAAATCGACTTTATTAAATATTATTGGGCTTTTGGATAGCGCAAGCACCGGAAGCTACAAACTGCTAGACCAAGAAATGATTGGCCTAAAAGAAAAAGGCCGAGCTCAAGTGAGAAAAGAAAACATTGGCTTTATTTTTCAGAATTTCAACTTAATTGATGAGCTTTCTGTTTACGATAATATCGAATTGCCATTGCTTTACAACAACGTAAAAGCTTCTGAGAGAAAACAAAAAATCGAGGCGATTGCCGAGAAACTTAATATATCTCATCGTTTGAAACATTTTCCGCAGCAGCTTTCTGGAGGACAGCAGCAAAGAGTTGCCGTTGCCAGAGCTTTGGTAAATGATCCTAAAATTATTTTGGCCGATGAGCCAACAGGAAACTTAGACAGTAAAAATGGTAATGAAGTAATGGAACTTTTAACCGATTTACATGCTAAAGGCGCTACCATTTTGATGGTTACCCACTCTGATTATGATGCTTCTTTTTCGCAAAGAACGATTCACATGAAAGACGGAGTTATATTTTCTGAGAAATTAAATCAACGAAACGTTGATGTTTTTATGGACGCTAAATAA
- a CDS encoding efflux RND transporter periplasmic adaptor subunit: MDTIIPRKNKKFRYLAIAIAVFLVLLTISVFAFNTKRTLNVKADELVIQKAEKAFFEDFVVFQAKVEPLNVMLVNVTEGGSVKEIFVENGAMVTKGQSLARLYNPNTELNYLTQETAIIEQINNLNTGKLNIRNQELNLNKDLVLIEHDYNDAKRLYDMNAKLYEKDVISKNDWNTFKESLRFQEERKRTIQQSIQKEKQSNQVQISQINRSIQTMEKSLDILRNNKKNFLITAPETGRLTSFEPVLGKTFQAGASIGRIDSNKGYKLIAEVDEFYLEKLREGLKGQVEFKGKNLEVIVTKVIPEVKGGRFTVELAFVSKENIVLQDGLSFGVKLILSEKNRTLVIPRGAFNQEAAGKWIFVVNGNKAVKRNIKLGRENPSYYEVLEGLKEGEDVVTSSYTDYKDIEELTLQK, translated from the coding sequence ATGGACACGATAATTCCTCGTAAAAATAAAAAATTTAGATATCTCGCAATAGCAATTGCTGTTTTTTTAGTTTTGCTAACCATTAGCGTTTTTGCTTTTAATACCAAAAGAACTTTAAATGTAAAAGCAGACGAATTGGTAATTCAGAAAGCAGAAAAAGCCTTTTTTGAAGATTTTGTAGTTTTTCAGGCAAAAGTAGAACCTTTGAATGTTATGCTTGTCAATGTTACTGAGGGAGGTTCTGTAAAAGAAATCTTTGTAGAAAATGGCGCAATGGTTACCAAAGGACAATCGCTGGCCCGTTTGTACAATCCAAACACAGAGCTGAATTACCTGACTCAGGAAACTGCTATTATTGAGCAAATCAACAATTTAAATACAGGAAAATTAAATATCAGAAATCAAGAATTAAATCTAAACAAAGATTTGGTTTTGATTGAGCATGATTATAACGACGCGAAGAGATTATATGATATGAATGCGAAGTTGTATGAGAAAGATGTAATTTCTAAAAATGACTGGAATACTTTTAAAGAAAGCCTTCGTTTTCAGGAAGAACGCAAAAGAACAATCCAACAGAGCATTCAAAAAGAAAAACAAAGCAATCAGGTTCAGATTTCCCAAATAAACCGTTCGATCCAGACTATGGAAAAAAGTTTGGATATTCTTAGAAACAACAAGAAGAACTTTTTAATTACAGCGCCAGAAACAGGACGATTAACCTCTTTTGAACCTGTTTTAGGAAAAACTTTTCAAGCAGGCGCAAGCATCGGAAGAATCGATTCTAACAAAGGCTACAAGCTTATTGCTGAAGTAGACGAATTTTATCTGGAAAAACTTAGAGAAGGTTTAAAAGGACAGGTAGAATTTAAAGGGAAAAATCTTGAAGTTATTGTGACCAAAGTAATCCCTGAAGTTAAAGGTGGCCGATTTACTGTAGAACTTGCTTTTGTAAGTAAAGAAAATATTGTTCTGCAGGACGGACTTAGTTTTGGCGTAAAACTGATCTTGTCTGAAAAGAATAGAACTTTGGTAATTCCGAGAGGAGCCTTTAATCAAGAAGCAGCAGGAAAATGGATTTTTGTTGTAAACGGAAACAAGGCCGTAAAAAGAAACATCAAACTAGGCCGCGAAAATCCATCTTATTACGAGGTTCTTGAGGGCTTAAAAGAAGGCGAAGACGTGGTAACTTCTTCGTATACCGACTATAAAGATATCGAAGAACTAACGCTTCAGAAATAA
- a CDS encoding sigma-54-dependent transcriptional regulator produces the protein MRKKLAQILVVDDQEEILFSAKMILKKHFETIFTTNSPKKIISILSENEINVVLLDMNYRIGFEDGREGIHWLKEIKTLSPQTIVILMTAFGKIETAVEGIKIGAFDYVLKPWNNEKLLEVIDKAVAESRKTNKKGAAEKVDKTEKKYFVGTSAKIKQAYSIAEKVARTEANVLILGENGTGKYVFAEYIHQHSERKNEPFVHVDLGSLSDNLFESELFGYAKGAFTDAKIDTPGRFENASNGTIFLDEIGNIPLHLQAKLLHVLQTKTVTRLGESKPRPLNVRVIAATNSDIKTEVKNKTFREDLLYRINTMEINLPSLRERKDDIVPMANFILEQIAEKYNHGSEASGWRFEDNVASYLEKYPWKGNVREMENKIERALILAENNTISVMDLDILDFEEIQENDENPLSEMEKGAIEKALFKHNGNISKTAEELGLSRAALYRRIEKYDLKN, from the coding sequence ATGAGAAAAAAACTAGCCCAAATATTAGTTGTTGACGATCAGGAAGAAATTCTTTTTTCTGCAAAAATGATTCTTAAAAAGCATTTCGAAACTATTTTTACCACCAATAGTCCTAAAAAAATCATTTCAATTTTAAGCGAAAATGAAATAAATGTGGTTTTGCTTGATATGAATTACCGAATTGGTTTTGAAGATGGCCGTGAAGGAATTCATTGGCTGAAAGAAATTAAAACACTATCTCCGCAGACTATTGTAATTTTAATGACAGCCTTTGGTAAAATTGAAACTGCCGTAGAAGGTATTAAAATTGGAGCTTTTGATTATGTGCTAAAGCCGTGGAATAACGAAAAATTGCTGGAAGTTATTGATAAAGCAGTTGCAGAAAGCAGAAAAACGAATAAAAAAGGTGCTGCAGAAAAAGTAGATAAAACCGAAAAAAAGTATTTTGTCGGGACTTCAGCAAAAATAAAACAAGCGTATTCTATTGCAGAAAAAGTTGCCCGAACAGAAGCCAATGTTTTGATTTTGGGTGAAAATGGAACAGGAAAATATGTTTTTGCCGAATATATTCATCAGCATTCTGAAAGGAAAAACGAGCCGTTTGTACATGTCGATTTGGGTTCGCTAAGCGATAATTTATTTGAAAGTGAACTTTTTGGTTACGCCAAAGGTGCTTTTACAGATGCTAAAATCGATACTCCTGGCCGTTTTGAAAATGCATCGAACGGAACTATTTTCTTAGATGAAATTGGAAATATTCCGCTTCATCTTCAGGCAAAATTATTACATGTTTTGCAGACCAAAACCGTAACGCGTTTAGGCGAAAGCAAACCACGGCCACTAAATGTTCGTGTTATTGCGGCTACAAATAGCGATATTAAAACAGAAGTAAAAAATAAAACATTCCGTGAAGATTTGCTCTACAGAATTAATACCATGGAAATTAATCTGCCTTCTTTAAGAGAAAGAAAAGACGATATTGTACCGATGGCCAATTTTATTCTGGAACAGATTGCTGAAAAATACAATCATGGTTCCGAAGCTTCGGGATGGCGTTTTGAAGATAATGTTGCGTCCTATCTTGAAAAATATCCATGGAAAGGGAATGTTCGAGAAATGGAAAATAAGATTGAAAGAGCTTTGATTTTGGCTGAAAATAATACCATTTCTGTTATGGATTTGGATATTCTGGACTTCGAGGAAATTCAGGAAAATGATGAAAATCCGTTATCGGAAATGGAGAAAGGCGCGATTGAAAAAGCACTTTTTAAACACAACGGAAACATCAGTAAAACTGCCGAAGAACTTGGTTTGTCGCGCGCTGCGTTGTACAGAAGAATAGAAAAATACGATTTGAAGAATTAA
- a CDS encoding sensor histidine kinase, producing MKNWKFYNALFVRVVFVMALFIGSALLFYKGFQYNALLVGVFVLIFLIEMYFFVKNQLLFYDKTINSILHNDFSAHFPEEHKKDNFNSLYLLYDALKVQKQEQISKELIYRSILNSIDTAALILEKGDDDWSIFIMNDCFSNLFKVPKVNHWKYLKNYLPSLCSEIEKVGFTELKTAISIKIEDQDLQTFMLQTSHTQTYNKEYFIILLDSIQRVIEKKEKEAWINLMKIISHELMNSLTPIRALSQNLLHIVDQDELEDDDFEDIKSSISTIINRSDHLQFFVENYRKLAMLPTPNKQMTPINALFEDCLRIMSPILKEEKIELMNEIHSSRSIMIDKNQMEQVIINLITNSIHALKEKSEKKLIISSYTENNRFFIVISDNGKGVDAEIRDKVFLPFFTTRKDGAGIGLTLSKNIIEAHGGYLSYQTDEDKTSFVICLI from the coding sequence ATGAAGAATTGGAAGTTTTATAACGCGTTGTTTGTAAGAGTTGTGTTTGTAATGGCGCTTTTTATTGGCAGTGCATTATTGTTTTATAAAGGATTTCAATACAACGCATTATTAGTTGGTGTTTTTGTTTTGATTTTTCTAATCGAAATGTATTTTTTTGTCAAAAACCAATTGCTGTTTTATGATAAAACAATAAACTCGATACTGCATAACGACTTTTCTGCTCATTTTCCAGAAGAGCATAAAAAAGACAATTTTAACAGTCTGTATCTTTTATATGATGCTTTAAAGGTTCAAAAGCAAGAACAAATATCCAAAGAATTGATTTATCGTTCGATTTTGAACAGTATTGATACCGCAGCTTTAATCTTAGAAAAGGGAGATGATGATTGGTCTATTTTTATAATGAATGACTGTTTTTCTAATCTCTTCAAAGTGCCGAAAGTAAACCACTGGAAATATCTTAAAAACTATCTTCCGAGTTTATGCAGCGAAATTGAAAAGGTGGGTTTTACAGAGTTAAAAACCGCTATTTCGATCAAAATTGAAGATCAAGATCTGCAGACTTTTATGCTGCAGACTTCGCATACTCAAACGTATAATAAAGAGTATTTCATCATTTTGTTAGACAGTATTCAGCGTGTTATTGAAAAGAAAGAAAAAGAAGCATGGATTAATTTGATGAAGATTATTTCGCATGAATTAATGAATTCTTTAACGCCTATTCGCGCGCTTTCGCAGAATTTGCTTCACATTGTAGATCAGGATGAATTGGAGGACGATGATTTTGAAGATATCAAAAGCAGTATTTCTACCATCATCAATAGGAGCGATCATTTACAGTTTTTCGTGGAAAATTATCGTAAACTAGCAATGCTGCCAACTCCAAACAAACAAATGACACCAATTAATGCTTTGTTTGAAGATTGCCTTCGAATTATGAGTCCGATCTTGAAGGAAGAAAAAATCGAGTTGATGAATGAAATACACAGTTCGCGTTCTATTATGATTGATAAAAATCAGATGGAGCAGGTAATTATCAATTTGATTACCAATAGTATTCATGCGTTAAAAGAGAAATCAGAAAAGAAATTAATAATCTCAAGTTATACAGAAAATAATCGTTTTTTCATTGTGATTTCAGACAACGGAAAAGGAGTGGATGCTGAAATTAGAGACAAAGTTTTCCTTCCGTTTTTCACCACCAGAAAAGATGGTGCCGGAATTGGATTAACGCTTTCTAAAAACATTATCGAAGCGCACGGAGGATATCTAAGCTACCAAACCGATGAGGATAAAACGAGTTTTGTGATTTGCTTGATTTAG
- a CDS encoding MGMT family protein: MAEENFFERVYVIARQIPFGKVTSYGAIAKALGTARSARMVGWAMNACHNMGDVPAHRVVNQKGLLTGKHHFDGTNLMQQLLENEGIKVVNNQIVDFEKHFWKPEVES; encoded by the coding sequence ATGGCAGAGGAAAATTTTTTCGAAAGAGTTTATGTAATCGCTAGACAAATTCCGTTTGGGAAAGTAACTTCTTATGGTGCTATTGCGAAAGCTTTAGGCACAGCTCGCTCTGCAAGAATGGTAGGCTGGGCAATGAATGCCTGTCATAACATGGGTGATGTTCCTGCGCACAGAGTTGTAAATCAAAAAGGACTTTTGACAGGAAAACATCACTTTGACGGAACCAATTTAATGCAACAGCTTTTAGAAAATGAAGGCATAAAAGTGGTCAACAATCAGATTGTAGACTTTGAAAAACACTTTTGGAAACCGGAAGTTGAATCGTAG
- a CDS encoding LysE family transporter produces the protein MTYLTPLLSGFIAAAIGTIPPGLLNMTAAKIKMKEGKKNALWFVIGAVLVIFFQAYVAVLFARVIDNRPDVVTLLREVGFVIFSILTIYFLFFAKDPIAKKKTKIKKSSKKSSFFLGMLLSGLNFFPIPYYVVVSVTLASYNLFTFQNPIILTFVLGSVLGAFGILYSYIAFFGRIEKKTDYFMRNMNTIIGSITGLVALATLFNILNYYFG, from the coding sequence ATGACCTACCTTACCCCATTACTTTCAGGCTTTATTGCTGCTGCGATTGGGACAATTCCGCCAGGATTGCTTAATATGACGGCTGCCAAAATAAAAATGAAAGAAGGCAAAAAGAATGCTTTATGGTTTGTAATCGGGGCTGTTTTAGTTATTTTTTTTCAAGCTTATGTTGCCGTATTGTTTGCTCGCGTCATAGACAATCGTCCAGATGTTGTAACCTTATTGCGTGAAGTTGGTTTTGTCATTTTTTCGATCTTAACCATTTACTTTTTATTTTTTGCAAAAGATCCGATAGCAAAGAAAAAAACAAAAATCAAAAAGAGCAGTAAAAAAAGCAGTTTCTTTCTCGGAATGTTGCTTTCTGGATTAAACTTCTTTCCGATTCCGTATTATGTTGTCGTTAGTGTTACTCTGGCTTCATACAATCTTTTTACATTTCAAAACCCAATTATACTAACATTTGTATTAGGTTCTGTTCTTGGAGCTTTTGGAATTTTATACAGCTATATTGCTTTCTTTGGAAGAATAGAAAAGAAAACCGATTACTTCATGCGTAACATGAATACTATTATTGGCTCTATAACAGGATTAGTTGCTCTTGCAACACTTTTTAATATCCTGAATTATTACTTCGGATAA